One Oncorhynchus kisutch isolate 150728-3 linkage group LG11, Okis_V2, whole genome shotgun sequence genomic region harbors:
- the hps6 gene encoding Hermansky-Pudlak syndrome 6 protein, which translates to MMQRMLEQVTDFVDFTRGTDLNEYLRQTYSNNRSCKNNLSDVRVSPDGRHIHVILRKPKVGLMTFDKYQRPQQIQSQKHLDLGMTRAVPIVDIVYFDDKNRDGGVALLAVIFENGKAEFWKFLELKGGWHPLHAADLCNSPRAKVISVSASQNYIVWCEERPPSESSLLVNETHNFRYCICKRTYEVEEMAVSLGGMKIALHNNPRYNVISSGENVYLLPDLKDKSTMSLSKFFLMWSPRYDTFRVSSTCKGNLLRKDSPSTKEYDFRRLITDCTGYLSALSPPDIYGYSPTGSGGLLLLLSTGWVSLLQKDGVLRQIYKLADNCLASSSAHNSLNVYQDTLALTIGRTLYLIDTTCGVELEKIALKREGLLYVNRTERQAPHLLLETGLYVVMLRDRDPWGHDSDQKQKTPSLGTGESINPAALLVEAVFEEACKYYQQRSLSSTRLTVEKLKRGGMFQAPITLANIVGDYLQSRGERGVELPQGGGRRGPEKLLGSLEAELKGLVSLEEVKGGLVKEREVEDVCESLVQQEVGRLLLSSELDRDSLLYLNSIFSLFPGQAWRATQSALQLRCNGEGSLSSKVPPEVWKTVLSPVQAPTVTANLPYTNGNSQSKHKPPKPCPSTGSSFKLSPSLSSNSSPPAANSALPVFELLCHSVFCFQPSWLPRFLELAQQQQTSAGLGMGLGLGGSTWSYSGGRGFAENGESLPLYKRALSALPLPGPGSDLKQYPDYEQNQDLEVDLLLVSGRPNAVLQALRILMGRRQWERVTQVAQRFCRQSPLLNKEIFTTLLCEVAQHRDLDPYLDLLWALCPEDLTVTAILNIVLKNIPSSSLSTSFSPSSNIPPSSPFADPQSSQLTFGLLKPLLSKVLQRETRPNQRYADILQSPSFPPPTPPRQAKGLPRSTTEPSIGLDQQHNDIISNMAAIFDQHDPSKHRTVHGGRVTSTPNPD; encoded by the coding sequence ATGATGCAACGAATGTTGGAACAAGTGACAGATTTCGTGGACTTTACTAGAGGTACAGATTTAAACGAGTATCTAAGACAGACGTATTCGAATAACAGAAGTTGCAAAAACAATCTATCAGATGTGCGCGTGAGCCCAGATGGACGCCACATTCACGTCATTCTCCGCAAACCCAAGGTTGGTCTCATGACTTTTGACAAATATCAGAGACCGCAGCAGATCCAGAGCCAAAAGCACCTAGATTTGGGGATGACTCGGGCTGTGCCCATTGTGGATATTGTATATTTTGACGACAAAAACAGAGACGGCGGTGTTGCGCTGTTAGCTGTCATATTCGAGAATGGAAAAGCAGAGTTTTGGAAATTTCTGGAACTCAAAGGGGGATGGCATCCCCTGCACGCCGCGGACCTTTGCAACAGCCCCCGGGCTAAAGTAATCTCTGTCTCGGCCAGTCAGAACTACATCGTCTGGTGTGAGGAGCGGCCACCGTCAGAGAGTTCATTGCTTGTCAATGAGACCCACAATTTCAGGTACTGCATCTGCAAACGAACCTATGAGGTGGAGGAAATGGCTGTCAGTTTAGGGGGCATGAAAATTGCTCTGCACAACAACCCCCGCTACAACGTCATCAGCTCAGGTGAGAATGTTTACCTACTACCTGATTTGAAAGACAAATCCACCATGTCCCTCTCCAAATTCTTTCTCATGTGGTCCCCCCGGTATGACACATTCAGAGTGAGCAGCACCTGTAAAGGTAATCTCCTCCGAAAAGACTCACCTTCTACAAAAGAATATGACTTTAGAAGGTTGATAACAGACTGCACAGGATACCTATCAGCCCTTAGCCCCCCTGATATATATGGCTATTCCCCCACTGGCAGTGGAGGCCTGTTACTGCTGCTCAGCACAGGTTGGGTCAGTCTACTACAGAAGGATGGGGTGTTACGACAGATCTACAAACTAGCTGACAACTGCCTAGCCAGCAGCAGTGCCCATAACAGCCTGAACGTGTACCAGGACACCCTGGCTCTGACCATCGGACggaccctctacctgattgacaCTACGTGTGGTGTGGAGCTGGAGAAAATAGCCCTGAAGAGAGAGGGGCTACTCTACGTGAACAGGACCGAGAGGCAGGCACCACACCTGCTGTTAGAAACCGGCCTATATGTAGTGATGCTCCGGGACCGCGACCCCTGGGGCCACGACTCTGACCAAAAGCAGAAGACCCCGTCCCTGGGTACAGGGGAGAGCATCAACCCTGCGGCTCTACTGGTAGAGGCTGTGTTCGAGGAAGCCTGTAAGTATTACCAACAGAGAAGTCTCAGCAGCACTCGGCTCACTGTGGAGAAGTtaaagagaggagggatgttCCAGGCTCCTATCACTCTGGCAAACATCGTCGGAGACTACCTCCAgagcaggggggagaggggagtggagttACCCcagggaggaggcaggagaggacCGGAGAAGCTGCTCGGGTCCCTGGAGGCTGAACTGAAGGGGCTGGTCTCCCTAGAGGAGGTGAAGGGGGGATtggtgaaggagagggaggtggaggatgtGTGTGAGAGTCTAGTGCAGCAGGAAGTGGGGAGACTCCTCTTGTCGTCAGAGCTCGACCGAGACTCTCTACTCTACCTCAACTCCATCTTCAGCCTGTTCCCCGGTCAGGCTTGGAGGGCCACACAGAGCGCTCTGCAGCTACGCTGCAACGGAGagggctctctctcctctaaAGTGCCCCCGGAGGTCTGGAAGACTGTCCTCAGCCCTGTACAGGCCCCCACTGTCACCGCAAACCTGCCCTACACCAATGGCAACAGCCAGTCTAAACACAAGCCACCCAAACCTTGCCCCAGCACTGGCTCTAGTTTTAAACTTAGCCCCAGCCTTAGCTCCAACTCCAGCCCACCTGCCGCTAACTCGGCCCTGCCTGTCTTCGAGCTCCTGTGCCACTCTGTCTTCTGCTTCCAGCCCAGCTGGCTGCCCAGGTTCCTGGAGCTGGCCCAGCAGCAGCAGACCTCTGCAGGCTTGGGGATGGGTCTAGGCCTTGGTGGCTCCACCTGGAGCTACTCTGGAGGTAGGGGATTTGCAGAGAATGGAGAGAGCCTCCCCCTGTATAAACGCGCCCTTTCAGCTCTGCCTCTACCTGGCCCCGGATCAGACCTGAAACAATACCCAGATTATGAACAAAACCAGGACTTGGAGGTGGATCTCCTTTTGGTGAGTGGTAGGCCAAACGCTGTCCTCCAGGCTCTGAGGATCTTGATGGGGAGACGACAGTGGGAGAGGGTaacccaagtggcacagcggttCTGCAGGCAGAGTCCCTTACTGAACAAAGAGATCTTTACTACCTTACTGTGTGAGGTGGCCCAGCATCGAGACCTGGATCCATACCTAGACCTCCTCTGGGCTCTGTGTCCTGAAGATCTTACGGTCACGGCCATACTTAACATTGTGCTGAAAAATATACCCTCATCTTCCTTATCTacatccttctccccctcctcaaatatccctccctcctctccctttgctGACCCCCAGTCCAGCCAGTTGACCTTTGGGTTGTTGAAGCCGTTGCTCAGTAAggttctacagagagagaccaggccCAACCAGCGATATGCTGACATCCTCCAGTCGCCCTCGTTCCCCCCTCCCACGCCCCCTCGTCAGGCTAAAGGACTGCCTAGGTCCACCACCGAGCCTAGCATAGGCTTAGATCAGCAGCACAATGATATCATCAGCAACATGGCGGCCATCTTCGATCAACACGACCCATCTAAACACAGGACTGTTCACGGGGGCAGGGTGACCTCCACTCCGAACCCCGACTga
- the LOC109899570 gene encoding prominin-1-A-like: MGACRSVWRLGGSSGVVLAWIGALLLGSSLALPLPGACPKGVSPLNLIQTQYQSIPGADAGFMSGVVQSFLHTVQPNPFPKDLLVKLVEKSGNIYNDKNTIKEVLLYEVGFLVCAAIGIVYIILMPLVGFCLACCRCCGHCGGRMYQEQTKAVHCHRRGLYWATLLTTLVILAGNICMFFTNQLLKVSVEDSSVELNNNLENLQTYLTSVPKQIDSVLIEGNKTVDEVTRSLNDIGPLLGREIQRSLEGPLNPALKSVRDIAKVVNRTSVLLVGLNSTLTQLQSDVTVVQANVSSVRDRINSTLRDPDCHGCSAYQSELEKLTFDTTITIPSLNELQWVVDDVTKANLNSKVKEGEYLFSSIPQRVTNDTRDMVQNVKQQLEDIKRQISSVKGYIPVSALSNISHTLGEAQRYIDMYSPQAEWVEMIRWGVGIILSCVVLLVVVCNLLGLFLGLVGLSPQDNPTERSSTADCAGTFLMAGAGLSFLFSWLFMLVVLILFILGGNVYTLVCQPWRSGQLLQFVDTPGLIPGFHLREILALKSNLSFIEVYNECEQNRPLWTALHLYELIDLNDLLNVSKYKEEIQQHFDSNEIKLPTITLLTPETRKQLHSFSDMVHDVDISSVTQQINVISSINLTEIAGMLDQLATVQINTGVQYQLTQEAEGLRGIQSGIVTTIIPQLTQLNSNIFALSVIASEINGTVGDVLNKVGTAQDFLNTNTTQIVKAASREFLDCQMGYFTMYADWANLTITQQIGLCGPVAEAVDSAKVVVCSNMMESLNAFWFSLGWCMIFLVPSIIFSIKLAKFYRRMKHSDVYESHTAKNILPRAQVKPY; this comes from the exons ATGGGAGCATGTAGGAGTGTTTGGAGGTTGGGGGGCAGCTCCGGGGTGGTGTTGGCCTGGATCGGGGCTCTGTTGCTGGGGTCCAGCTTGGCCCTGCCTCTCCCTGGCGCCTGTCCTAAGGGAGTCTCTCCCTTGAACCTGATCcaaacacagtaccagtcaatccCAGGAGCAGACGCAGGCTTCATGTCCGGGGTCGTCCAGTCCTTCCTCCACACCGTCCAGCCCAACCCCTTCCCCAAAG ATCTGCTGGTTAAATTAGTGGAGAAAAGTGGCAATATATACAATGACAAGAACACCATCAAAGAG GTCCTTCTCTATGAAGTTGGTTTCCTAGTTTGTGCTGCTATAGGGATCGTGTACATTATCCTTATGCCCCTGGTGGGGTTCTGCCTGGCCTGCTGTCGCTGCTGTGGACACTGTGGAGGACGCATGTACCAGGAACAGACTAAAGCTGTCCACTGTCACAGGAGAGGATTATACTGGGCTACACTACTCACAACACTAGTCATACT tgcaggGAACATCTGCATGTTCTTCACTAACCAGTTACTGAAAGTGAGTGTTGAGGACAGCTCTGTAGAACTCAACAATAACCTGGAAAACCTTCAAACCTACCTCACCTCTGTCCCTAAG CAAATTGACAGTGTGCTGATAGAGGGCAATAAGACAGTGGATGAGGTTACCAGAAGCCTCAATG ACATAGGTCCTCTGCTGGGCAGAGAGATCCAGAGAAGTCTAGAGGGCCCCCTGAACCCTGCCCTGAAGTCTGTCAGAGATATAGCCAAAG TGGTGAACCGTACCAGTGTCCTGTTGGTGGGGTTGAACTCTACTCTAACCCAGCTCCAGTCTGATGTGACTGTGGTCCAGGCGAATGTTTCCTCTGTCAGAGACCGCATCAACAGCACACTGAGAGACCCTGACTGTCATGGGTGTTCTGCCTATCAGTCAGAGCTAGAGAAACTAACATTTGACACCACTATCACT ATCCCCAGTCTGAATGAGCTGCAGTGGGTTGTTGATGACGTCACCAAGGCTAATCTCAACTCAAAAGTGAAAGAG GGAGAATACTTATTTTCCAGTATTCCCCAGAGAGTGACCAACGACACCAGGGACATGGTACAGA ATGTGAAGCAGCAGCTTGAAGACATCAAGAGACAGATCTCTTCGGTGAAGGGATACATCCCTGTCTCTGCCCTCAGCAACATCTCACACACACTGGGAGAGGCTCAGAGATACATCGACATGTACTCACCACAGGCAGAGTGGGTAGAGATGATCAG GTGGGGTGTGGGTATTATCCTGAGCTGTGTCGTTCTCCTGGTCGTAGTGTGTAACCTTCTGGGTCTGTTTTTGGGTCTGGTGGGACTGAGCCCTCAAGACAACCCGACAGAACGATCCAGCACCGCCGACTGCGCAGGAACCTTCCTAATGGC gggtgcaGGGCTAAGTTTCCTGTTCTCCTGGCTCTTCATGCTGGTGGTGTTAATACTGTTTATACTGGGAGGGAATGTCTACACACTGGTCTGCCAGCCCTGGCGCAGTGGACAGCTACTACAG TTTGTTGACACTCCGGGCCTGATACCTGGATTCCATTTAAGAGAGATACTGGCCCTGAAGAGCAACCTGTCTTTCATTGAAGTATACAA TGAATGTGAACAGAACAGGCCTCTATGGACAGCCCTCCACCTGTATGAGCTCATAGACCTCAATGATCTACTCAACGTGTCCAAA tacAAAGAAGAGATTCAGCAACACTTTGACAGTAATGAGATCAAACTGCCTACCATCACCCTGCTCACACCTGAGACACGCAAACAGCTACACAGCTTCTCTGACATGGTCCATGATGTTGACATAAGCTCTGTCACACAGCAG ATCAACGTTATTTCCAGCATTAATCTGACAGAAATAGCAGGCATGTTAGACCAACTTGCTACTGTTCAA ATTAATACAGGTGTTCAATATCAGCTGACACAGGAGGCTGAAGGCCTGAGAGGGATCCAGTCAGGCATTGTCACTACCATCATCCCACAACTG ACTCAGTTGAACTCCAACATATTTGCCCTCAGTGTCATAGCATCAGAGATCAAT GGCACAGTAGGAGATGTGTTAAATAAAGTGGGAACAGCTCAAGACTTCCTCAACACCAACACTACACAGATAGTCAAGGCC gCGAGTAGGGAGTTCCTAGACTGTCAGATGGGGTACTTCACGATGTATGCTGACTGGGCTAACCTCACG aTCACTCAACAGATTGGTCTCTGTGGCCCAGTGGCAGAAGCTGTGGACTCAGCGAAGGTTGTAGTCTGCTCAAATATGATGGAGTCTCTG AATGCGTTCTGGTTCAGTCTGGGCTGGTGTATGATCTTCCTGGTCCCCAGCATCATCTTCTCCATCAAACTGGCCAAGTTCTACAGGAGGATGAAGCACAGCGATGTCTACGA aAGCCACACAGCCAAGAACATCCTCCCCCGAGCCCAAGTCAAACCCTACTGA